The following are encoded in a window of Synergistaceae bacterium genomic DNA:
- a CDS encoding aminotransferase class I/II-fold pyridoxal phosphate-dependent enzyme, with protein SMMKMAAVAAGIRGSIDLTLGEPDISTPPEICEALYEAAKGGATHYAPGMGLAGLRSAISEYWMRRYDLIYGIDEIFVTTGGSQASFLALQACLDPGDEVILLEPCFTFYEQQVLQAGGVPVYCMNGVERGFIPDPAAVESKITPRTKAIIVNSPCNPTGALFPRGILEAIANIAERYDLLVVSDELYEAFAYSGEHVPFASLPDMKDRTVMIGGMSKSYAMTGWRIGYAMGAPAILKTMQIIGVVQTISVNTMVQMASEFAIRNCDGRVKDIVSLFRRRVAFAAEVFGSLPGIKTVMPGGSFYLFLDVSGTGMNGWQFAMKIIQEAGVVVIPGDSFGPHCGSYVRIACTVSEEKMQEAADRIKKHIY; from the coding sequence TTCGATGATGAAGATGGCGGCTGTTGCCGCCGGTATCAGGGGCAGCATCGACCTCACTCTTGGCGAACCGGACATATCTACGCCTCCGGAGATCTGTGAAGCGCTTTATGAAGCCGCAAAGGGCGGGGCGACACACTATGCGCCGGGAATGGGGCTTGCCGGACTGCGCTCTGCGATATCGGAGTACTGGATGCGCAGGTATGACCTGATATATGGCATAGACGAGATTTTTGTGACTACAGGCGGCAGTCAGGCCTCTTTTCTTGCGTTGCAGGCCTGTCTTGATCCAGGAGACGAAGTTATCCTCCTTGAACCCTGTTTCACGTTCTATGAACAGCAGGTGCTGCAAGCCGGCGGAGTGCCCGTCTACTGTATGAACGGCGTCGAACGGGGCTTTATTCCGGATCCGGCGGCGGTTGAAAGCAAAATAACTCCCAGGACAAAGGCAATCATAGTAAATTCCCCGTGTAACCCCACCGGAGCTCTATTCCCGCGCGGGATCCTGGAGGCCATTGCAAATATAGCCGAAAGATATGACCTTTTGGTTGTTTCGGATGAACTTTACGAGGCGTTCGCGTATTCAGGCGAACATGTCCCCTTTGCGTCGCTTCCCGATATGAAGGATCGCACCGTTATGATAGGCGGGATGTCCAAGAGCTACGCGATGACGGGCTGGAGGATAGGATATGCAATGGGTGCCCCGGCTATATTGAAAACCATGCAGATCATCGGCGTTGTTCAGACTATAAGTGTCAATACGATGGTCCAGATGGCGTCGGAATTCGCAATACGCAACTGCGACGGGCGCGTTAAGGATATCGTCAGCCTCTTCCGCAGACGGGTTGCATTTGCTGCCGAGGTATTCGGATCTTTGCCGGGCATAAAGACAGTCATGCCCGGCGGCAGTTTCTACCTCTTCCTGGATGTATCCGGCACAGGCATGAACGGATGGCAGTTTGCCATGAAAATTATCCAGGAGGCGGGCGTTGTCGTGATTCCAGGCGATTCCTTCGGTCCCCACTGCGGCAGCTATGTCAGGATCGCATGCACTGTTTCGGAGGAGAAGATGCAGGAGGCTGCGGATAGGATCAAAAAGCACATATACTGA